The Cutaneotrichosporon cavernicola HIS019 DNA, chromosome: 3 region AGTTCTGCGGATATCTCCGGAGTTGCCGCTTTTTACTAATTGACACCGTCCTCTAGTTATTCTAATTTGCTTAGTAATATAATGAAATGGAATGGCCGATCCATGACCGAAGTGGTTTGCAACATTCGCAATCTGATAAGCTGTTGGGTGAGAAAGATGGAAATAACCGGTATTACCTAAAGTGCCACAGCACATAACTCCGAATTACGTGCACCTTTCCGGCCCCGCCTTCGCCACTCAGTTCTCACCTCTTTGCTAGGTCACTAACCCCAAACCTCAACTCGTCGCTCCACACATCACACTCTCCACTCTAACCGTTACAATGTTCCGCAACGTCCTCCGTACCACcgtctcatcctcctctcgcgccgctctgCGGCCCGTGGCACGTCCAGCCGTCGTCGCACGTCCAGCCGTAGTCGCGCAGGTCCGGAGTTACCACGCCAACGTCATTGACCACTACGAGAATCCCCGCAACGTCGGCAAGATGAACAAGGACGACATTGACGTTGGCActggcctcgtcggcgcacCAGCATGTGGAGAGTGAGTATTATGGTTCTTGGGCGACTCCGCACTAGCACGAGTTGTGGAGCCGTGCGGAGGGGTGTGGAGTAATTTTGGCCTTGACCGATGCGGCGAGCTTCCTAAACGCACCACTGGGCCGTGATTCTGACAGCGTGATGCGACTGAACAccactgacaccagtgtCATGAAGCTCCAGATCCGTGTTGGTGAGGACGGTATCATTGAGGACGTCAAGTTCAAGACGTTTGGCTGCGGCTCTGCCAttgcctcctcctcgtacATGACTGAGCGTGTCAAGGGTCTCTctctcgaggaggctggcaaggtcaagaaCACCGAGATTGCCAAGGAGCTCTGCTTGCCCCCAGTGAAGCGTGAGTACTCAGCGCGCGCGGAGACAGGCATGGTGCTGTGAATAGCGAACCAGGCGGCGTCGCACCTGCGCCGTGCGTCGTTCCAGCTgtgacgagagcgagagccCCGAGGGTTGGGCTATAGTGGAATCACGCACGAACATGACGGCTAACTCCAGTACACTGCTCGCTCCTCGCTGAGGACGCGATCAAGTCGGCGATCAAGGACTACCAGAgcaagcgcgccaaggtGCTCGCCTCGCAGGCTGCCACCTCGGCACCGGTCCAGCAGGCCGCCCACGCCTAATCAAAACGCATCGTCGATTAAGTGTAGCAAAAGATAGCCTCAGTTTTAGCATCACGAAGTTGTGTGACGGGTCCATGCAGTAGTGTCTTGAGTGCCAGAGAGCCTGCGACGAGCTTCTCTAGCTGACGCGAGCAGAGGAGCACTCATCAATTCGTCAAGTCTGCACGGCAATGGTATTCGCAAGGAGACATTTGTGGCGCGGCCGAAGGTTCGTCGGATGTCGCCGGCCGATGGGGACAGGGCCTCCAAGTCCGGATGAGAAAGATGTGCAAGGAATGCATCTATGCTCTCTAGCCAGGTAACACCGTCCAACCCACTCACgcagccgcctcggcctccgggtccttcttcttcttcgcctcGACCTTTTGCACCTGGCTGGCCGGTGCGCCGTTCAACACTGCTaccttgtccttgagcatttggatctggtgtcagctcaaCCTCAGATATGAAGACGTTGCAAACCCCCGCCTCTCGCTTCACTCTCAGCCATCTCCAGCGCATGTACGCTGTTGACTCGCATAGTCTCCCCCTCTCCAGTTCTCACAGGACGTCAGGTCCTCGACATGTGTTGGCATCATTGGCAGGTCAGCCAGTACCTCCTGTACACCTGGTGACAATGCGGCGCGTTCACCTCAACTCTCATCTCGCACACAgtccctcctcgctcgGCTCTTGCTTGCAACTCACAATGTCGTCTCCAACATCGCCCTGAACCAcaatctcgtcctcgccctgcgGGTTCTTGGACAAACTGCTTCCAGTCGCAAACTTGCCCGCAAAGAACTTggccgccttcttgaggtCGACTCCGAACAGGTCCAGACCGTGAATGTGCGTCGCGACCTTGCGCTTTGTGCGCATTTCGCGCTTGATCGTGATCTGTGGTTAGGCCCATCCTCATCCGTCCGGGTGCGCCCACCTTTGCCGCCTGCCGTTAGCTCTGTCAAGCGGATGAAATAATCACGCACCTGCTTCttcaccgcctcggcctcggccttcttgtcggccttgcgctccgccttggccgcgtccgcctccagcTTCTCTTGCTTCTCGAGCGAAAGGGTGCCGATGCGCTTCTCCAGCGTGCCTGGACGTTAATGTTCAACATCCCAGTGGTTGGGGAGCTTGGGTTTAGACAACTATGCTGTTCTCCTCCCTGTACCCCACGATCATAAGTCTGCCTGCCGACGGGCCAccacactcaccctcgccccaGAGGCGCCGGAATTCGGCCTGGTCGTTGGCCTCCAGCCACGTCTTGCACTTGGAGAACGAGGGCCCAAATTCGCAGTACTCGGTCGGGAGCGTGCACACGGCACAGTAAGACACTGCGATGGGCTTGGATGAGGGGCCTGCGACAGACATGGTGGCGGTTAATGTAGGTTGAGAAAGTTGAAGCAGAGGTTGCCTTAATGGGGCGATGCGACAATATCCACATGTCCAGATCCCACAGCGGAACCAAAACCGCCACCAGGCACTAAATGAGTGACGACACGATACACGATACTACAATACTTGTACTGCAGTACTATTGTACTATGATGATTTCAACGCATACAGCCAATTCGAGGCCAACTACGCGTCGCCTGATTCTGATTCTGATTCTCATTGTCATTCTGATTCTATCATTGCCATACTCTATCCTTCAATCCTAacatgctcgacgacagTAGTAGAGAAAGCGGACGCATCCGAGAGATGCTCATCGAGTTTGGCGTTGCACCCGCGATAGCCCACGAGGCCTCGATGCGATATTCGAATGTCGAGACCGCCGCCAATTGGGCCTACGGCGACGGCGCTAACGTGAGTGTCACCGCCACCTGTGCTAACAACAGTGGCAACCACAACAGAATGCTCCTAAGGACCCATTCAATTCAGGCGTCATGGGCCGAGGTACGTCTCGGAGGTCGCGCCCGTGACAGCAATACCTGTTCTATTTTGACACTACTAGCGCCATCACCAGTACGGTACCCGTCACAAGAGCCACAGCCGTTTGCGAGCAACAACCCGTTCAACCCCGCCCCTTTCAACGCCGCCTTCCCTCCTGCCCCAACCGGTGTTCCAGGCATGGCACAGGACGACATCGACCTGGCGAGAGCATTAGCGATGtcgaccgaggacgaccgcgccgagcgcgagcgtaGCGTGCGTGCCAGTGGcccaccaccttcccctgGCCCTGGACGTATGGACGACGAACCGACGTTTGGACCAAGCAACAAGGACGACCCACAGGGCTCGTTGGCCATGGTCCGCACTGTGAGTGACTCTGTGTGCCCGGCTGACTCCAGAACACGGATAACAACAACGACAAGGAAGAGGCCGACTTACAGCGCGCTCTGCAGGAGAGCATGATGACCGCATCATTCCACTCTGCGGGCGATGTCAGCGACGatcgccctcctccaacAGAGCGCGATCCCGATATCCCGCTCGTGTATGTCGCACGCAACGAGCTCTCGTGGGCGCCCAACCTCTTGCAGGGCCTCGCAGCTGTGCCACAGCTCAGCCGACTCACAAGACTTGGCGACGACCCGTCTGACCCCGAGCGTATGCCGCCGTTGCCGTGAGCTACTGACTTCAGTATTCCATATCCTCCGGACCCTGTTGGCCATGCAGAACCCGAACGACTACCCCAACAATTaccagcgcgtcgaccgcgagaTCGAGGCTCTCAACAACACAACGGGCGTCAGGACGACAGACGTGTGTCTGCCACCCACGAGTGTCTTGATAGGTGCACAAGACTAGCGTCCccagctgacggcagatAAGTGGATGTCGCACTTTCCTCAGATCCTTAAGGACGTTGTCGAAAGCCGCGTTGCGCTAGTCCAGACCAACCCAGATCACGAGCTCATGGATACGCTTTTGAGCATGAGGTTTCGGGACGTGCTACAATGCCCTGAACAGTGAGTTGTACGGCTGCAACTCTGACTCCAGGCTCTTAACCACACTGTTGCAGACGCGGCCCACAGCAGGGCAGACACACGTCACGATCCAACGCACGCTGTCAGATCCCACAGACATCCACGGCAATCTGTCGCAGATCATATGGGGCAACAATGACTCCAACGAGTCGATCCTCAGCATGGCCGATGTTGTCTTCGTGGCGTTGCAGCGCGTGGCGGGTGTGAGAGCAGAGAAGTGGACgtttgacgaggaggtcatCCTAGGTGAGACTGGTTGATGGAGGGATCTGACTGCAGACCGGTACATGTCAAGCAACATCGCTTGGGCGACACAGATGCGCGCCCAGGAGCATCTAATGAAGACGGACCTGCAGCGACTACAGGACCAGATTGACACGCTGTCAACCTTCCGCGTGGGTGCAGCTAGTGTGAGCTCTGCTGACAATGTAGGGCCAGAGCCTGCCGGACGCCGTTGCTGCCTtgctcaaggagctcgagcacgactCGGAGCATGGCGGGCGTGCCGAGATCAGGCGggagctcgagcgtgtTTCGGGGAACATCGCCGCCAAGTTGACAACACTCAAGACGCAGGCAGAGGCGATGCAGACGGACATAAAGGAGGGCTTGTTCGCGACaaacgacgaggacaagaacCAGCACAGGTACCGCCTGCGCTCGATCTTGTGGCACGATGGCTTCACAACGCCTGGCAACCACTTATATTCCTACGTGCTATGGAAGGCCAACTGGTGGAAAATCGAGGACGCAGAGGTCACGAAGGTGAGTTTTTGGTGTTGGTCCGTACTGACTACAGGTGGACTTTGATGCCATCCAGAACGACAAGACGGGCGCGTTCACGGACGGTGGCCCGTACCTACTAATCTACTCACGCTCCGGCGCTCGGCCACATGGACACTCTCGAGACGAGCCGCATgcagccgacgaggagcagaTGGACATCGAGTCCACCTTGGGATCGACGGGTACGCTCCCAATCGCCCAGAGGGGGGCTGTGCGGCTGGCGGCTCTGTCGACggaagatgacgagggcgtTGCGAGAACGCCGCAGGACGAGGACTTAGTCATGGCGGAGATGGACGCGGCGCAGCACCTGCAGGAGCCAAAGAAGCGGCCTCTGTCGCCCCAGGCCAAGCCCTTCCACCCGTCACCCCTGTCACCCCTGGACCAGCATCCTCAGCAGGAGGTCGACATGCAGGAGGCGGGGCCACTCCGTCCCGAGCCACGCCATGCCCATACGACGACggaggacaagggcgaCTGGGAGCTCGTGGAGAACGAGTCGGACGAGAAGCCAGCCCCTGTGCACCGCACGACGATATAGCAAGTATAGAGTGTATAGTGTTGCAAT contains the following coding sequences:
- the ISU1 gene encoding uncharacterized protein (Scaffold protein for the de novo synthesis of iron- sulfur (Fe-S) clusters within mitochondria, which is required for maturation of both mitochondrial and cytoplasmic 2Fe-2S and 4Fe-4S proteins) — encoded protein: MFRNVLRTTVSSSSRAALRPVARPAVVARPAVVAQVRSYHANVIDHYENPRNVGKMNKDDIDVGTGLVGAPACGDVMKLQIRVGEDGIIEDVKFKTFGCGSAIASSSYMTERVKGLSLEEAGKVKNTEIAKELCLPPVKLHCSLLAEDAIKSAIKDYQSKRAKVLASQAATSAPVQQAAHA
- the TMA22 gene encoding uncharacterized protein (Translation initiation factor SUI1) codes for the protein MSVAGPSSKPIAVSYCAVCTLPTEYCEFGPSFSKCKTWLEANDQAEFRRLWGEGTLEKRIGTLSLEKQEKLEADAAKAERKADKKAEAEAVKKQAAKITIKREMRTKRKVATHIHGLDLFGVDLKKAAKFFAGKFATGSSLSKNPQGEDEIVVQGDVGDDIIQMLKDKVAVLNGAPASQVQKVEAKKKKDPEAEAAA